From one Choloepus didactylus isolate mChoDid1 chromosome 24, mChoDid1.pri, whole genome shotgun sequence genomic stretch:
- the LOC119519987 gene encoding septin-7-like, whose translation MSRSYVGFANLPNQVYRKSVKRGFEFTLMVVGESGLGKSTLINSLFLTDLYSPEYPGPSHRIKKTVQVEQSKVLIKEGGVQLLLTIVDTPGFGDAVDNSNCWQPVINYIDSKFEDYRNAESRVNRQQMPDNRVQCCLYFIAPSGHGLKPLDIEFMKRLHEKVNIIPLIAKADTLTPEECQQFKKQIMKEIQEHKIKIYEFPETDDEEENKLVKKIKNRLPLAVVGSNTIIEVNGKRVRGRQYPWGVAEVENGEHCDFTILRNMLIRTHMQDLKDVTNNVHYENYRSRELAAVTYNGDDNNKNKGQLSKSPLAQMEEERREHVAKMKKMEMEMEQVFEMKVKEKVQKLKDSEAELQRRHEQMKKNLEAQHKELEEKRRQFGDEKANWEAQQRILEQQNSSRTLEKNKKKGKIF comes from the exons atgtctcgga GCTATGTGGGATTTGCAAATCTCCCAAATCAAGTATACAGAAAATCTGTGAAGAGAGGGTTTGAATTCACACTTATGGTAGTAGGTGAATCTGGATTGGGAAAGTCAACATTAATCAACTCATTATTTCTCACAGATTTGTATTCTCCAGAGTATCCAGGTCCTTCCCATAGAATAAAAAAAACTGTACAGGTGGAACAATCCAAAGTTTTAATCAAAGAAGGTGGTGTTCAGTTGCTGCTCACAATAGTTGATACTCCGGGATTTGGAGATGCAGTGGATAATAGTAATTGCTGGCAGCCTGTCATCAACTACATTGATAGTAAGTTTGAGGACTACCGAAATGCAGAATCTCGAGTGAACAGACAACAAATGCCTGACAACAGGGTGCAGTGCTGTTTATATTTCATTGCTCCTTCAGGACATGGACTTAAACCATTGGATATTGAGTTTATGAAGCGCTTACATGAAAAAGTGAATATCATCCCACTTATTGCCAAAGCAGACACACTCACACCAGAGGAGTGCCAACAGTTTAAAAAACAGATAATGAAAGAAATCcaagaacataaaattaaaatatatgaatttccTGAAAcagatgatgaagaagaaaataagcttgttaaaaagataaagaacCGTTTACCTCTTGCTGTGGTGGGTAGTAATACCATCATTGAAGTTAATGGCAAAAGGGTCAGGGGAAGGCAGTATCCTTGGGGTGTTGCTGAAGTTGAAAATGGTGAACATTGTGATTTTACAATTCTGAGAAATATGTTGATAAGAACGCACATGCAAGACTTGAAAGATGTCACTAATAATGTACACTATGAGAACTACAGAAGCAGAGAACTGGCAGCTGTGACTTACAATGGAGATGATAACAACAAGAATAAAGGACAACTTAGTAAGAGCCCTCTGGCACagatggaggaagaaagaagggagcaTGTAGCCAAGATGAagaagatggagatggagatggagcagGTGTTTGAGATGAAGGTCAAAGAAAAAGTTCAGAAACTGAAGGATTCTGAAGCTGAGCTTCAACGGCGCCATgagcaaatgaaaaagaatttggaagcacAGCACAAAGAACTAGAGGAAAAACGTCGTCAGTTTGGAGATGAGAAAGCAAACTGGGAAGCTCAACAACGTATATTAGAACAACAGAACTCTTCGAGAACCTTggaaaagaacaagaagaaagggaagatcTTTTAA